One Streptomyces lincolnensis genomic region harbors:
- the cpt gene encoding chloramphenicol phosphotransferase CPT, with the protein MTTTQVILLNGGSSSGKTGIVRCLQAVLPDPWLAFGVDSFVEALPAKLHDSADGITFAPDGGVHVGPAFAALDAAWTTGIAAMAHAGARVIVDDVFLGGPASRHRWERALHGLAVLWVGVHCAPATATAREIARGDRVQGMAASQAHVVHQGLTYDVEVDTTHTESLTCAETIAARVG; encoded by the coding sequence GTGACAACGACTCAGGTGATCCTTTTGAACGGCGGTTCCAGCTCGGGGAAGACGGGAATCGTCCGGTGCCTCCAAGCCGTCCTGCCGGACCCCTGGCTGGCCTTCGGCGTCGACTCCTTCGTCGAGGCACTGCCCGCCAAGCTGCACGACTCCGCCGACGGCATCACCTTCGCCCCCGACGGCGGCGTCCACGTCGGCCCCGCCTTCGCCGCCCTCGACGCCGCCTGGACCACCGGCATCGCCGCCATGGCCCACGCCGGCGCCCGCGTCATCGTCGACGACGTCTTCCTCGGCGGCCCCGCCTCCCGCCACCGCTGGGAACGGGCCCTCCACGGCCTTGCCGTCCTCTGGGTCGGCGTCCACTGCGCCCCCGCCACCGCCACCGCCCGCGAAATCGCCCGCGGCGACCGCGTCCAGGGCATGGCCGCGTCCCAGGCCCACGTGGTCCATCAGGGGCTCACCTACGACGTTGAGGTCGACACCACGCACACGGAGTCCTTGACGTGTGCGGAGACGATCGCGGCGCGCGTGGGCTGA
- a CDS encoding SMI1/KNR4 family protein, whose protein sequence is MAGGIPDLTELWQRFDNWLVEHAPGDHGSLRPGCPNGETKRLEDSLGFPLHEDVRTTLAMHNGVTPRRASTDPGAFLLGYSLLDVDGILEAHRDLVSMVEDAREEGEEDLVVGRIADSQWVPLARNISGDLLFVDHRHHHRGEIGEMSFGDPEYRLLWPRMDLMLVDLCDSVENGTPVTSVPRVPVLYGGRMLEWHTRPPQ, encoded by the coding sequence ATGGCTGGCGGAATACCCGATCTCACCGAATTGTGGCAGCGCTTCGACAACTGGCTGGTCGAGCATGCTCCCGGAGACCATGGCTCCTTGCGGCCGGGCTGTCCGAACGGCGAGACAAAGCGCCTGGAGGACAGCCTCGGCTTCCCTCTCCATGAGGATGTGAGGACAACCCTCGCCATGCACAACGGCGTCACCCCGCGGAGGGCCAGTACAGACCCGGGAGCCTTTCTCCTCGGCTACAGCCTCCTGGACGTCGACGGAATCCTGGAAGCTCATCGGGATCTCGTCTCGATGGTGGAGGACGCCCGCGAGGAGGGTGAGGAGGACCTGGTCGTCGGCCGCATCGCCGACAGCCAATGGGTTCCCCTCGCCCGGAACATCTCCGGCGATCTGCTGTTCGTGGACCATCGGCATCATCACCGCGGAGAGATCGGGGAGATGTCGTTCGGCGATCCCGAGTACCGCCTGCTGTGGCCGCGGATGGATCTCATGCTCGTGGATCTGTGCGACTCCGTGGAGAACGGCACTCCGGTGACCTCCGTACCGCGCGTTCCCGTGCTGTACGGGGGGCGGATGCTCGAGTGGCACACCCGCCCCCCGCAGTAG